Proteins encoded in a region of the Osmerus mordax isolate fOsmMor3 chromosome 17, fOsmMor3.pri, whole genome shotgun sequence genome:
- the morn2 gene encoding MORN repeat-containing protein 2, whose amino-acid sequence MSEKNTTLNVSYIFPNGDSYEGQCCRSSDGVVMRNGVGKHTSASGVTYNGEWQDDKMNGQGCLKHPSGAVYEGQFKDNMYHGTGTYTFPDGTKYTGSFSNNRLQGEGEFTDTQQLVWTGGFHDKAAPGLKLKLNM is encoded by the exons ATGTCAG AGAAGAATACTACTTTGAACGTTTCTTATATTTTTCCAAATGGAGACAGCTATG AAGGGCAGTGTTGCCGGTCCTCTGATGGAGTAGTTATGAGGAATGGCGTAGGCAAACACACATCAGCGAGCGGAGTTACCTACAATGGAGAGTGGCAGGATGACAAG ATGAATGGTCAAGGGTGTCTGAAGCACCCTTCTGGAGCAGTGTACGAAGGCCAGTTCAAAGACAACATGTACCATGGCACAGGGACCTACACCTTCCCTGATGGGACCAAGTACACAGGCAGCTTCAGCAATAACAG GCTGCAGGGCGAAGGAgagttcacagacacacagcagctggTTTGGACCGGAGGTTTCCATGACAAAGCTGCACCAGGCCTGAAGCTCAAACTCAATATGTAG